In a genomic window of Saccharothrix sp. HUAS TT1:
- a CDS encoding glycosyltransferase family 2 protein, which yields MANRSRVTVVGIPARDEARTVGAVALAADAGLGLAFPGGTNVVVLAENGSTDDTVGQFTAAPLRARKVVVSSGGEGTGKGTNVFAAMDRALDLGADRLLLLDADVRSAEPRWVPALADAVEGAEPVLAVPAYRRDRFEANTTNHLAGPLLAAVFGVHVQQPIGGEFAFNRAFLELARTWPRPDSAYLYGIDVWLTANALREHVRVVEVPLGRKLHNSPFPKILRLPQQVLDSLFHVVLRTGGVRAPGFAAPKARAAVDGLAVPQDPAVVARVSGSVARYLDAHGADVRALFPSAGSAPAAPWGLRVTTDDWPEVLADAVVAVAGGRFEAARDHLVALYVNRVLTFWDEIDGLRDDEVDGLLDRQAARTVQALAGRRVDWGSRSGPGGFDVGHWAGFNDVSPEWTVPA from the coding sequence ATGGCGAATCGGAGTCGAGTCACCGTGGTCGGCATCCCGGCCCGCGACGAGGCGCGCACGGTCGGCGCGGTGGCCCTGGCCGCCGACGCCGGCCTGGGCCTCGCGTTCCCCGGCGGGACGAACGTCGTGGTCCTGGCCGAGAACGGCAGCACCGACGACACGGTCGGGCAGTTCACCGCCGCACCGCTGCGGGCGCGCAAGGTCGTGGTCAGCTCCGGCGGCGAGGGCACCGGCAAGGGCACGAACGTGTTCGCCGCCATGGACCGGGCGCTCGACCTGGGCGCGGACCGGCTGCTGCTGCTCGACGCGGACGTGCGGTCCGCCGAACCCCGGTGGGTGCCGGCGCTGGCGGACGCGGTGGAGGGCGCGGAGCCGGTGCTGGCCGTGCCCGCGTACCGGCGCGACCGGTTCGAGGCGAACACCACGAACCACCTGGCGGGCCCGCTGCTGGCGGCGGTGTTCGGGGTGCACGTGCAGCAGCCGATCGGCGGCGAGTTCGCGTTCAACCGCGCGTTCCTCGAACTCGCCCGCACCTGGCCGCGCCCGGACAGCGCCTACCTGTACGGGATCGACGTGTGGTTGACCGCGAACGCCCTGCGCGAGCACGTCCGGGTGGTGGAGGTGCCGCTGGGTCGCAAGCTGCACAACTCGCCGTTCCCGAAGATCCTGCGGTTGCCGCAGCAGGTGCTGGACTCGCTGTTCCACGTCGTGCTGCGGACCGGCGGCGTGCGCGCGCCCGGCTTCGCGGCCCCGAAGGCGCGTGCGGCGGTGGACGGCCTCGCCGTGCCGCAGGACCCGGCGGTGGTGGCGAGGGTGTCCGGGTCGGTCGCGCGGTACCTGGACGCGCACGGCGCGGACGTGCGGGCGCTGTTCCCGTCGGCCGGTTCGGCGCCGGCCGCGCCGTGGGGGCTGCGCGTGACCACGGACGACTGGCCGGAGGTGCTGGCGGACGCGGTGGTGGCGGTGGCGGGCGGTCGGTTCGAGGCGGCGCGCGACCACCTGGTCGCGCTGTACGTCAACCGGGTCCTGACCTTCTGGGACGAGATCGACGGGCTGCGCGACGACGAGGTGGACGGCTTGCTCGACCGGCAGGCGGCGAGGACCGTGCAGGCGTTGGCCGGCAGGCGGGTCGACTGGGGCAGCCGATCCGGTCCGGGCGGGTTCGACGTGGGGCACTGGGCGGGCTTCAACGACGTCTCGCCCGAGTGGACCGTCCCCGCGTGA
- a CDS encoding lysophospholipid acyltransferase family protein has protein sequence MVALTARLPRRGRGFWYSVAIDLLWPLVVLFVRMRMAGRPNIPREGAVLLASNHLSFADPVTLTAFALASGRVPRYLAKASLWKAPVLGWVMSSGRHIPVDRSSVRGGSALDSARSSLDAGECVIVYPEGTFTNDPEGWPMRGKNGVARLALTSRTPVVPVAQWGTRELLPPGKFVPRPWRKVTVVAGSEVDLSDLYGLEPTKAVLDEATARIMAAVTTLLVGVRDLPHPGSR, from the coding sequence ATGGTCGCGCTGACGGCCCGCCTGCCCCGCCGGGGCCGCGGTTTCTGGTACTCGGTGGCCATCGACCTGCTGTGGCCGCTGGTCGTGCTGTTCGTCCGGATGAGGATGGCGGGGCGGCCGAACATCCCGCGCGAGGGCGCGGTGCTGCTGGCGTCCAACCACCTGTCGTTCGCCGACCCGGTGACGCTGACGGCGTTCGCGCTCGCCTCCGGCCGGGTGCCCCGGTACCTGGCCAAGGCGAGCCTGTGGAAGGCGCCGGTGCTCGGGTGGGTGATGTCGTCGGGTCGGCACATCCCGGTGGACCGCAGCAGCGTGCGCGGCGGATCGGCGCTGGACAGCGCGCGCTCGTCACTGGACGCCGGGGAGTGCGTGATCGTCTACCCCGAAGGCACGTTCACCAACGACCCCGAAGGTTGGCCCATGCGCGGCAAGAACGGGGTCGCGCGGCTGGCGCTGACGTCCCGGACGCCCGTGGTGCCGGTGGCGCAGTGGGGGACCAGGGAGCTGCTGCCGCCGGGCAAGTTCGTGCCCCGGCCGTGGCGGAAGGTGACCGTGGTGGCGGGCTCCGAGGTCGACCTGTCCGACCTGTACGGGTTGGAGCCGACCAAGGCCGTGCTGGACGAGGCGACCGCGCGGATCATGGCGGCGGTCACGACCCTGCTGGTCGGCGTCCGCGACCTGCCGCACCCCGGGAGCAGGTGA
- a CDS encoding ferredoxin, whose amino-acid sequence MLTQVPLLIAQATGGDHDAGVRHVAQISARLAYATMCATLCWGVLIATGWANKVSGRQGLRNSHMVLATMALTFGSLHAIAFTLLQLDAFSYFRVLVPFADGGLFRHALGIVGLELMLTIAITAGLRKKVYYRKWLRLHQLAYPAVALTVVHSWFGAVANGNLAVLWLAGLTVLVPTATMAVARFLPPDWLVKLGMLEPEPGFEPEPDGAGGSALDISVDNERCHRYGICQAEAPGLFQLVDDERLRYERRPPPEQFAQARAAARACPMRAIELRERVR is encoded by the coding sequence GTGCTCACCCAGGTTCCGCTGCTGATCGCCCAGGCGACCGGCGGCGACCACGACGCCGGAGTGCGCCACGTCGCGCAGATATCGGCGCGCCTGGCCTACGCGACCATGTGCGCCACCCTGTGCTGGGGCGTCCTGATCGCGACCGGCTGGGCCAACAAGGTCTCCGGCAGACAGGGGTTGCGCAACAGCCACATGGTGCTGGCGACCATGGCCCTGACGTTCGGGTCGCTGCACGCGATCGCGTTCACCCTGTTGCAGCTCGACGCCTTCTCGTACTTCCGGGTCCTGGTGCCGTTCGCCGACGGCGGCCTGTTCCGGCACGCGCTCGGCATCGTCGGCCTGGAGCTCATGCTGACCATCGCGATCACCGCGGGGCTGCGCAAGAAGGTCTACTACCGCAAGTGGTTGAGGCTGCACCAGCTCGCCTACCCCGCGGTCGCCCTCACCGTCGTGCACTCCTGGTTCGGCGCCGTCGCGAACGGCAACCTGGCCGTGCTGTGGCTGGCGGGCCTCACCGTCCTGGTGCCGACGGCGACCATGGCCGTCGCCCGCTTCCTGCCGCCGGACTGGCTGGTCAAGCTCGGCATGCTGGAGCCGGAGCCCGGTTTCGAGCCCGAGCCGGACGGCGCGGGCGGCAGCGCGCTGGACATCAGCGTCGACAACGAGCGCTGCCACCGCTACGGCATCTGCCAGGCGGAGGCGCCCGGCCTGTTCCAGCTGGTCGACGACGAGCGGTTGCGCTACGAGCGCAGGCCGCCGCCCGAGCAGTTCGCCCAGGCGCGGGCCGCCGCGCGGGCGTGCCCGATGCGGGCGATCGAGCTGCGGGAGCGTGTCCGGTGA
- a CDS encoding acyltransferase family protein, with protein MTTVQERPAATPTRPGGGRLHGLDLLRVLASATIVYHHVAAWIHGGRNWFPIGDAVNAATDTLHLRSELSFVGVALLLLISGIVVTGVSFRERPVEFLTRRVARVIPPMWAALPISFAFVVAGLAPSMAAKSHGTLDNLLADLWFGTYLMRGHHSILPITWSLLVQLSFYLFIALTIPLLRRRPWLPPAVAAAAISITMSLVPEGVAVPTRTIVAFLPIVFIGHVISLVWLGKIRLGVGLLLGAAHFMLFTRAELVSASMLQGGGYENALLIDILIVILCMGANGRIATARWVKVVGKRTYSVYLLHMPVTFGVMALLQPLVGTPLAAIGALLAMALAVEVFHRLVEMPVTKLVRRGLDRRRGERR; from the coding sequence GTGACCACCGTCCAGGAACGCCCCGCGGCCACCCCGACGCGACCAGGCGGCGGCCGGCTGCACGGCCTCGACCTGCTGCGCGTCCTCGCGTCGGCGACGATCGTCTACCACCACGTGGCCGCGTGGATCCACGGCGGCAGGAACTGGTTCCCGATCGGCGACGCCGTCAACGCGGCCACCGACACGCTGCACCTGCGCTCGGAGCTGAGCTTCGTCGGGGTGGCGCTGCTGTTGCTGATCTCCGGCATCGTGGTGACCGGCGTGTCCTTCCGCGAGCGGCCGGTCGAGTTCCTGACCAGGCGGGTCGCCCGGGTGATCCCCCCGATGTGGGCGGCGCTGCCGATCAGCTTCGCGTTCGTGGTGGCGGGCCTGGCGCCGTCGATGGCCGCGAAGTCGCACGGGACGCTGGACAACCTGCTCGCGGACCTCTGGTTCGGCACGTACCTCATGCGGGGCCACCACTCGATCCTGCCGATCACCTGGTCGCTGCTCGTCCAGCTGTCGTTCTACCTGTTCATCGCGCTGACGATCCCGCTGCTGCGCCGCCGGCCGTGGCTGCCGCCCGCGGTCGCGGCGGCGGCGATCTCGATCACGATGTCGCTGGTGCCGGAGGGCGTGGCCGTGCCGACGCGCACGATCGTCGCGTTCCTGCCGATCGTCTTCATCGGCCACGTCATCTCGCTGGTGTGGCTCGGCAAGATCCGGCTGGGCGTCGGGCTGCTGCTCGGTGCGGCGCACTTCATGCTCTTCACCCGGGCCGAGCTGGTGTCGGCGTCGATGTTGCAGGGCGGCGGCTACGAGAACGCGCTGCTGATCGACATCCTGATCGTCATCCTGTGCATGGGCGCCAACGGCCGGATCGCCACCGCCCGCTGGGTCAAGGTCGTCGGCAAGCGCACCTACTCGGTCTACCTGCTGCACATGCCGGTGACGTTCGGCGTGATGGCCCTGCTCCAGCCCCTGGTCGGCACGCCGCTCGCGGCGATCGGCGCGCTGCTGGCGATGGCCCTCGCCGTCGAGGTCTTCCACCGGTTGGTCGAGATGCCGGTCACCAAGCTGGTCCGGCGCGGCCTCGACCGGCGGCGCGGGGAGCGCCGCTAG
- a CDS encoding D-Ala-D-Ala carboxypeptidase family metallohydrolase: MLRLVSYLASVALVAVVLVAGGGTAQADGCYTWNRTLSQGASGEDVRQLQVRLSGYPGYGAVLGIDGQFGPATRSALVRFQQAYGLAADGVAGSATYSRIYSLQDDDCTPVNFSYAELNNCNSTWAGGKVSAATAKFNALVSMWKLQAMRHALGDQSIRVTSGFRSISCNSAVGGASDSRHLYGDGVDLGAGPHSLCRMAQQARNHGFNGILGPGYPGHGDHTHVDHRGSRFWSASSCGI, from the coding sequence GTGCTCCGACTCGTTTCTTACCTGGCCTCGGTGGCGCTCGTCGCCGTGGTGCTCGTGGCAGGTGGCGGCACGGCGCAAGCCGACGGCTGCTACACGTGGAACCGAACCCTCTCCCAGGGCGCGTCCGGCGAGGACGTGCGGCAGTTGCAGGTCCGGCTGTCCGGCTACCCCGGCTACGGCGCGGTGCTCGGCATCGACGGCCAGTTCGGCCCGGCGACCAGGTCGGCGCTCGTGCGCTTCCAGCAGGCGTACGGCCTGGCGGCGGACGGCGTGGCGGGCAGCGCCACCTACTCGCGGATCTACTCCCTGCAGGACGACGACTGCACGCCGGTCAACTTCTCCTACGCGGAGCTGAACAACTGCAACTCCACCTGGGCCGGGGGCAAGGTCTCGGCGGCGACGGCGAAGTTCAACGCGCTGGTGTCGATGTGGAAGCTGCAGGCGATGCGGCACGCGCTCGGCGACCAGTCGATCCGGGTCACCAGCGGGTTCCGCAGCATCTCGTGCAACAGCGCGGTGGGCGGGGCGTCCGACTCCCGGCACCTGTACGGCGACGGGGTCGACCTCGGGGCGGGGCCGCACTCGCTGTGCCGGATGGCCCAGCAGGCCCGCAACCACGGGTTCAACGGCATCCTCGGCCCGGGCTACCCGGGTCACGGCGACCACACCCACGTCGACCACCGGGGCAGCCGCTTCTGGTCGGCGTCCTCCTGCGGCATCTGA
- a CDS encoding NAD(P)/FAD-dependent oxidoreductase, translated as MKNEERVVIAGGGLAGLRAGERLRELGFRGEVVIVSAERHLPYHRPALSKEAVNGELVASDLRLTISRELDAVWRLGTAATHLEPDRHVVGLPGGEELKYDGLVIATGVEPRHLVGAPRQDPRIHVLRTVDDAIAIKQAINSTQGLVVVIGGGLIGCEMAASVKTMGRDVAIVSRSSTLLGNAVGKNIADTVTEAHRARGVRMAMGVKIRHWVRQAGGVAIHLSDGQVFFAAVVVIAVGASPSIAWLRGSGLVLEDGVLCDPTCHVVGGTDIVAAGDVARWPNLRFGGQPRRVEHWLNAVEMGRAAAENLLAGRADSRPFTPVPRFWTEQYGMRIQGSGLPAMGKDTTTLAGSQKDHRTITGFINDGRLVGMVGLDAPTAMIKLSTELWRQNRVTASGPQRRGPQHLAEPPATGDRRVGAESVGPGFADDPRLPDDPRFADDPRFAGSPPAGARLPRQQQESQPLPVPPSHAPVVRSRGQARALARTGPKARPR; from the coding sequence GTGAAGAACGAGGAGCGCGTGGTCATCGCGGGCGGCGGGCTGGCCGGCCTGCGCGCGGGCGAGCGGCTGCGGGAGCTGGGCTTCCGCGGCGAGGTCGTGATCGTGAGCGCGGAGCGGCACCTGCCCTACCACCGGCCGGCGCTGTCCAAGGAGGCCGTCAACGGCGAGCTGGTCGCGTCCGACCTGCGGTTGACGATCAGCCGCGAGCTGGACGCGGTGTGGCGGCTGGGCACGGCGGCCACCCACCTGGAGCCGGACCGGCACGTCGTCGGCCTGCCCGGTGGCGAGGAGCTGAAGTACGACGGGCTGGTCATCGCGACCGGCGTGGAGCCGCGCCACCTCGTCGGCGCGCCGCGCCAGGACCCGCGCATCCACGTGCTGCGGACCGTGGACGACGCGATCGCGATCAAGCAGGCGATCAACTCCACGCAGGGGCTGGTCGTGGTCATCGGCGGCGGCCTGATCGGCTGCGAGATGGCGGCCTCGGTGAAGACGATGGGCCGTGACGTGGCCATCGTGAGCCGGTCGTCCACGTTGCTGGGCAACGCGGTCGGCAAGAACATCGCCGACACGGTCACCGAGGCGCACCGGGCGCGCGGTGTCCGGATGGCGATGGGCGTGAAGATCCGGCACTGGGTGCGGCAGGCGGGCGGGGTGGCGATCCACCTCTCCGACGGGCAGGTGTTCTTCGCCGCGGTCGTGGTGATCGCGGTGGGCGCCTCGCCGTCGATCGCCTGGCTGCGCGGGTCGGGTCTGGTGCTGGAGGACGGCGTGCTGTGCGACCCCACGTGCCACGTGGTCGGCGGGACCGACATCGTGGCCGCGGGCGACGTCGCGCGGTGGCCGAACCTCCGGTTCGGAGGCCAACCGCGTCGGGTCGAGCACTGGCTCAACGCGGTGGAGATGGGGCGGGCGGCCGCGGAGAACCTGTTGGCGGGCAGGGCTGATTCGCGGCCGTTCACCCCGGTGCCCCGGTTCTGGACCGAGCAGTACGGGATGCGCATCCAGGGTTCGGGCCTGCCCGCGATGGGCAAGGACACGACGACGTTGGCGGGCTCGCAGAAGGACCACCGGACCATCACCGGGTTCATCAACGACGGCAGGCTGGTCGGGATGGTGGGGCTGGACGCGCCGACGGCGATGATCAAGCTGTCGACCGAGCTGTGGCGGCAGAACCGGGTGACCGCGAGCGGGCCGCAGCGCCGGGGGCCGCAGCACCTGGCCGAGCCGCCGGCGACCGGCGACCGGCGGGTGGGCGCCGAGTCGGTGGGTCCCGGGTTCGCCGACGACCCCCGGTTGCCCGACGACCCCCGGTTCGCCGACGACCCCCGGTTCGCCGGGAGCCCGCCCGCCGGAGCACGGCTGCCGCGTCAGCAGCAGGAGTCCCAGCCGCTGCCCGTCCCGCCCTCGCACGCCCCGGTCGTGCGGTCCCGCGGGCAGGCCCGCGCGCTCGCCCGCACCGGACCGAAGGCCAGACCCCGTTGA
- a CDS encoding YkvA family protein, giving the protein MIFLSVVLTLLGLGTLLWRDDDLVGLPPVVAGSGLLVLGVAAGVLWAVRRRRRWERNGEPRPVGNVLQRAKALPRLLRERKAYGLPTTTLATWGFAVLYLVSPVDLLPELLPVIGVTDDAGVAVWLLTSVSTVAGQYLRWERERSGQRPREL; this is encoded by the coding sequence GTGATCTTCCTCAGCGTGGTCCTCACCTTGCTCGGGCTGGGCACGCTGCTGTGGCGCGACGACGACCTGGTCGGCCTGCCGCCCGTCGTCGCCGGCTCCGGCCTGCTCGTGCTCGGTGTCGCGGCCGGTGTGCTGTGGGCCGTGCGCAGGCGTCGGCGCTGGGAGCGCAACGGCGAGCCGCGCCCGGTCGGCAACGTCCTCCAGCGGGCCAAGGCGCTGCCCCGGTTGCTGCGCGAGCGCAAGGCGTACGGCCTGCCCACCACGACGCTGGCCACGTGGGGCTTCGCCGTGCTCTACCTCGTCTCGCCGGTCGACCTGCTGCCCGAGCTGCTGCCGGTCATCGGCGTGACCGACGACGCGGGCGTCGCGGTGTGGCTGCTCACCAGCGTGTCCACCGTCGCCGGCCAGTACCTGCGGTGGGAGCGCGAACGCTCCGGGCAGCGCCCCCGCGAGCTCTAG